The genomic stretch AACTAACGATAAGTGAGGACGAAACAAGTACGGATGAAGTAATGTAAAGTTGGAATAGAAGAGGAAAATACCGAATTGCGCTGAAGAATTCTCAAAGAATATCGGTGGATTAGACACCACGCAAAAAGCTAATCAAGGGTCGATAATGTCACTCTGGCTACTGATTAACGAATTTTGTTTACCAGTTAATGGTCCTCAGGCTAATTACGCAGTTATTATTTAACTATTTCTTATCTAAAATTTCCAACCAGCTCGGTATGTGATAGTTCGACTGTAATATTGTTGTACTTGTTTCGTAGACATTTACCCAGTTCTAATACctattaatgataataatgataataataatagcgcTAAGAACAATAAtcacaataacaatataaGCAATATTATCAGAAGAGCGCAAATTATATGTTGCCATGAATTTTAAGTCGAATTAGGATTCACGCGCTTCAGTTCATTTGACAAATAATCTATATATTAGCCATTTTACATGTTATATACATtctgtattattttcttctctcgttgataaaagaaaataaaaactgttcACACGTGGTTTCAACACATTTTACTCTGTACATCagacattttatttcatgttaTGTTCAGCAAGTTCACGTAACCGTCCATCGGCACGACTAACCGCGATAAATAGCGGTTGATGtgtcatttgaattttattgtgGTATCTCCACGACCCATAagttgatatatgtataacatatgGGCAGTCCGTTTAGATTTTTATaagattattttcacattAAAATGCactaatttttagttttttttttttagacttttCCGTCacagtttgaattttctacaattttttgaaatgattttattgatcaacccaatttaaaaatctgaaaaaattctgaagaaTCTGGCATCAGATATAAAAGTCTTCACGCCCAGAGCCGAATTCTGgagatttttcctttttattgtttttaagctttttccgaaaaaaactttgaaaaaattagaagccgGCGTCATTGTACTATGGATGGTTGCTTAAACATTTTCGTATGCTACatcggatttttgaaattttttcagattttttgtaagagtttttttttcgttcggaCATTTctaacttaaaaatttttcaagtccgCGCGGAATGTGAACGGCGGATTcgcatttacgaattttcagaaaaacagACGCAGAGTCTATCGCGAAGCTTGTTTTCACTGAATATACTTTAACCGCAGACCTTTGCctttgggtgaaaaaaagcaacaacGAAGACCGATTTAGTTGCCATGTAAAAATCAGAAAGaattcgagtttgaaaaactctATTAATTATAATGACAGAACCTTGGTAACCCGATACACTTTAATCGTCGGTAGTAGCACGAATTGAAGCATCTTCTGAACCGATAACGAGAAACCGACAGTTATTAGGTCCATGTTTACGTCAACAAGTGTGTCCGAGATAGCCTGATGTCCCAGGAAAACTTGTCGAAGTTAATGATCCAGAGAGAATTTCTGGGAAAATGATGAGCGTCCAAACGGTCATTGCAGGATCACATGTGATTGTCGGATGCTTGAAAGCCACTCGATCGATGCAAGCTCGCATACTCCGATCACAGTTGTGGATTTGCGAGCTTCTTTCAAACGCACGATACGCGACGACCCGTAACCTTGTATCGTTATCGCGGTATCAAATAGTCCGAAGCGCTTCTCAGATGGCATGTTTTCcttttagtttattttccaTCTCCTCTTTTTACCCGTATTTTAGTAACAAATCGTCGCCGGCTCGAGGCGAAGTGCATCTTGAGCATCTTTCCTTACTTACTCAGCAAGCCAGACTCTGTAGTTTACAAGTGATCATTCagcgatgaacatgaaatcgAGTCAGAAGAGTTCTGGTGAGTTGTACTGTTATCAAAAATTGACTGCATGCTTGGAATTTGGTCGCGATTGTTTTCATCTGGTTTTCATCAACGACGAAGACagctgtcgaaaattttttttaacccattTTATTAGAGATTATTTTCCGACGTAAAAAGGAAACCATTTGCTACAGATCACAAGTGCTTACGAACTTTTAATCGTAATCGCATGCGGATATTTAAACAAGGTGGAACGTGATTTAACCGTGCTACAGAAACCGTATGTATATCTAGAATCCAGCGAAAGGATTTTTGTTTTGAGCTGCCCGTACCAACCGTGCAAATCTAATTCGATACGGATCCGTATAATATTCCGTGCATCCGATCGTTGCATTAAATTTACATATCTGAatgcatttttcattcttagtAAATAATATCCGATATTCTATTTGTGGCTACACGCTTACACGATCTGCAATTTTGCATTTGCCAGAAGATTATTTCTGTTCGAAATTAACTCGTTCctttttatttaatcaacGTAGTGATAATTTATATCGATCTTCGTTTCTCTTGGGGttagttaatttattttttttcgatcgatTGCTGCTGTGCAGACAACTTACTGCGCGTGGAGGACGGGTTAGCATGGCAGAAGAAATCGAAGGATCCGCTATTCGTCTCGGTTTTAAGCTACGAATCGAGGGTGACGAAATGCTTCAAGTTCTCTTTTATCCTCCTGACTATCGCGCTGGTTGGGATTGTGGCCTATGAACTTCAGCAGACGATTCGAACCGAGTACTTGATAACCGACGCCGAAGTCCAGGCGACGGAAATAATTGAGAATACTATTCAAAATGAAACAGATTCAACGAACGACTCGGATCTTCAAATCCGAAGCACCGTATCTACAATCGAATCTTTTTCCAAAGAATATTATCACTCGAGCGAAGAATCGAAGGAGGaacaaatttcagaaaaaatcgaTGCAGAGACATTCGGCGATTCGGTGGACGAAACGTCCGACTTTTTAAAACAGCTTCAggaagatatgaaaaatatcgatctaGATCAGGTGGAGAGTATCGAACGGCTCctcaagaaaattgaatcgattCATAGACAAATGGAAATGGATCAGATTCCTGAAGAAAACGGAAGCATTACCGTCCCAGTTGATGAGAAGATTGAGAATCCCGTTGTAGAGTCCAGCGAAGTTTTTACACCAGTGCCGGACGATTGGATGGCAATGTTTCCGGAAATGACGACTCAAGAGCTGGAGAAAATCGTCAACGACACCGGAATCGTAACAATATTCGAAGAAAATGACAGCTCCGACGATTATCCCTTCGACGAAGACTCCTACGAAGACTATAACGATTATTACTCGGCGGAAAAGaccgaaagtaaaaaagataTCATTGCGGTGACGAGCGTGCCACCGGAAACCGTGGAAGTGACAGAAGAAGTTATAGATCAGGAAATGGATTCGGACTATGTCGAGAGCTctgaagattttttcattactcaTACGGAATCGCCAGCCATCAATTCGACAGATTCGGTTGTACtcgattggaaaaattttactgatGAGAATCCGAATGAACCAACGGGATCTGAGAATATTGATCAAACAACCGACTCGGGAAGTGATCGGTACGATGGTGACGATTGGATTGCTGACTTCTTCCGAAGATTGTCGGAAAAACTAAACGACGAGGCTGAGAACTTGAACAGTGATCACATTTTGCTCGACTATAACCACGATGACTATTCTGATTCAGTAGATGACGTTGTCAGCGATAGGTGGCTTGGCTATCGTTCTGTACCGTCTTATGGCGAAACGGGTAAgtcaatttcactttttttcactaCCGATCTCTACAATTGTCGATACTCAACGACCCAAGTTCATCTCGTTTATCTGCTTTGCGTCAATCAGTTTTTACTTCTGTGGTATGATTCTGTCTTTATTGGATCGAAAAACAATTGATCGTACTAAAACTTACTTCAGAATCTTTTGGTGAGATACAGCGAACCTTGTACGCTGTTCTAAACGAACTTTAAAAAGTCCTATAAACCACTAACACTTGATTCTGTCAAATGCCATTTACCAATGCCTGAAATCTACATTTCAAGAAGACGATTCTCTGTTCAATGTTTTAGCGTCATTCGGTGAAAATGAATACGAAGAAGAGTACGGAGAAGATGACTACGATCCCTACCCAAGCAGTTCTGATTACCATGGATTGAGATGGAGACGGTCCATTCCCACGTCAACAGTAAACGGTGAGCCAAATATTCTTTCATAACTGTTGCTGAAAAGGAAGGATCAATACTTGGAAtggccgatatatcgaaatatcaaacatgcgaaaataaaataacgaaagatttcgaaaaattcgtctttcgttattttatttttgcatgtttgaaattgcGATGTATGGGCCATTCCAAATACCATCTCTTCCAAGCTTTGACTCCCACGCCTGTAGATGTCTTTCAAAGACGATTGTAAGTCTTATGGTGTATTCTTGGTATGTGTCAGATGAAAGACTAGTCGAGTCACATTCATACCTAGAAAAGTCAGCTAAGCTGATTACCGAAATGCGGAAAACTATCGACGAAGACAACCGCATACTCCACGACCTTGTCTCCGTGGCCTCTGAACCGGCGAAACAAGTCCTTCAAGCAGAATTACACGACTTTTACAAACGGATGGAAGCCGTCACGACTCACATCGATCGGCTGCACGAACGGTATCTTAGACTTAACGAACTGACCGACGACTACGTGTCGAAGGAGTTTCCTGAGTCCAAGGAAGTAAACGACGACGGTTATAGATTCTGAAGAACCAAGGCTAAGGATATCCTGGATGAACCGCGTGAACGACACGCATCGTACCAGTTTCGGTGTAAATAATCATTCACAACGTAATTCGAGTTCAATCGAGTCAAGAACTTTTGGTACTGATTGTAAGTCAGCTTTGCTGACTGTATGATTTTGGGTTCTGTTTCCATCCGACTGAGTTGGTGTTTAAATGATTGGGCGGATACTGCACTGAAAGTTTTTGCCAACTTTCTGTTGTTTAATTTATGTCTACTTTATGTTTATGCGTAATATGTACCTAAGTGTTAAGTTAAAAATAACGTTAAGCACATTCTATCGAGCAAAGGTGTATACGATCTACCTAAACGGAAATAAAAGGTTGACTGAAAACGTAAGAAATTAGATAATTCCGCATTCGTTATAACGTTTGATTTTCGAgtgaagataatttttcatgCCCCTGACCCTTCCTCCTTATTGTGTAAACTTTTTGCCTTACAATCACAAGTGTTGCAGTAATCCTTTTTACGCCTTGTAATTTCAATCTATACGTTTAAGTAAACAAGAAGCAAGCATAACACAGATTAACATTTTACGAGCTCGCTGCTTATATTTTGGCCTGCATTATCGGACTGTTGTTGACTGAGAAAGGAAGATATATCTCGACGTAATACTCATGCATATCAGAGGCGCAAAAGAAAGAGTTCGCAAAGGTCACCCGAGTAATTATTCCGCGTGTACCGTATAATTCAACATCAACTCATAATCTATCCGTCAATCCACACATTAAATACCTCGAGCCACATGCACACATTGATCCTCACTTACACGTCGGAGCAGACACGTGTTTCACGCGTGGATAAAAGCTTGCTGATTTCCCGTATCAGTATGTGCAACATTGGCggtgattttttaatcacaagTACGTGGATCATCGTCATCTTGTCCAcaaaatcgttaaatttttaatggcATACATCGGTCGCTTGATTCTCAGATGTGGGGAAATTCCATTGGCACTTCTTATCGTCGCAACTCACCGACGTCAACACTCGAGCGTTAGTGTGTtagtaatttttgcaaataatcAAGGTAAATTTTCTCCATGTATTCTATGATTTTCCTTTACTTTTTGCGTTATTCTAAATATTACATgcattttttcgtcattttaatAGGTAATAAAGTGCTTCTAGTCGTGTAAAGTAATTTtccagtcttttttttttaaattcacccCATTTTCACATCATCGAAATTGTCCATTTTCAATTGATTGAATAACTCAACTATGAGGGCTTATTGTTAAAAGCAATTCTAGCACCAGCTTACGTCAACAAGGTTTTCTGGGTGAAGTTGGTATTACTCTGCAGTTTGTAGTGCACGTAGTTTACAAGCTGAATATAAACCAGGGCCATTACGGTCTTAGAAATTTACGAGCCCAGTGCTCCCCGGTACCTCCGACATTTTCGATCACAACGTCTTTGCCTTAATGCCAGAGGGTCGGGTCACTGTCGAACGACACACCAATTAAAATCTGTGGGGGATGGGCGAGGGTTAAAGGACAGGAGGAGGAGCTAAGTGCAGAATTAACCCTCTCTTATGCTGAAACAAATTGCGGAATTGCGGTTGAGTGGCAAGTAGCAGACAGACATCGGTTCGGCACGAAAGGTTAAACGATTTACTACCTTCCTCCGGGTGTTTTACTGCCGGAAAGCCTGTCGCCGATACTTGATACTATTGGTATCTTATCCGATGCTTTTCAAGCTTGAGGAGGTTGGTTGAacgaaaatcgatactttctAGTAAATTTATCGCAAGATAATCGTAGATCgaatatttattatgtatattattataatcgtaAGTTACGAAGATCTCGTCAAAACTACAAAAACAGAATACACTGGAATTTCAAACAACAGTTCAGACGTATCAATGCttcgaaaattgtgaaaaatctaGTAGGTTCGTTCAATTCCACTCTACGatgatttattttaatcaaaatacTCATTTTTATAAAGTCACTGAGCCACCAAtcaaaattgaacgaatctATCAGATTTTTAACCGCCTTGAAgcaatttgaaacgaaacatCGATGTATAAACTTTCGTTTATAATTCCAGTAAATTaagtttttatacttttgaatAGATCGTCGTAGCTTACTACTCtataaaaattcagcaaaCTTTCGGTGCACGAATAtctcgtaataaaaaatatcacttttGGCCAAAAGCCGACGTTCAAGCCGTGTTCCGGTAAACTCGTCGGGCTTGACGTCATCGTTCGGACTCGACCATCGCCATCGTTTTCCTCTCACCCCTTTGCTTTGCATCAGCAGAGCTAAATGCCCTGGTGTAGTAACACGTGTATTCGACGACATAGTTCGTGATGCCGGACTCCGTCGTACCGTCGTGACGTAGCCGTTGGCGTGACATAGAGTTTCATAGGGCGTAGCGGTTGGCCCTATTGTATCGTTATCGGGAATCCGGAATCTCAATAGGTTGAGCTCGATGTTACAGCGGTTGTTATTATACTCAAGGATCGATCCTTAACACCTTGGAATATCGCAAAGTGTACGGCGTACGCCTAATTCATTCGGCTGTGgggcgattcttttttttaaccctcgATATCAACTTGATTGATGCTGTTaaactgaaaaaaaggaagaaaaaatcgagCACAGcacttttattatacatgtagatAGCGGTCGATATTCTTTGCTCACCTTTCTCTAATCGCCGTCAAATAAAGAGAATTCAGTCTCAGCGAAAGCCTTATTGTTAATTGTACACCTATAAGAATTCAAAATCGATACAAGCTCCTCTCTCTTGATGTGATTTGTCGCTTGAAATGTCCCATATAATCAGAAAACAGCAGTTCGTTCCAAATGATCGAATCACGACTGAAGGTACCTCGATCATGATgcttcacaaatttttcaaacgccAGTCAACTTCTTTTTCCACGATcggataaaattgaattacacATGTCGTACGAACGAAACGTGATTTCCGACCATGACAAAACGTTCGTTGACCCTTCTGCCATTATCCTCGTCTTTCCCGTCGTCCTGCAACGTTCTTCTTCGCAAGAAGGAAGAATGGAATCTCCACGAAATCGTACCGGTACGCAGAGAATTGTATCGGCAAGAGTTTCCGCCGGAAATCAGATCCCTCGGGTCGTTGGCTCGCCTTCTAGTCCTACATTGTGACTACTCGTCGTTTAGGGAAAAAGGGTGGAAGGGTGGCTTAGCGGCTTCCGTTTCGACCAGATCCTCCTTGCAGTAATCGAAAGTAAGGGAAATGGGGAGGCAGGGGGGGCAGAGGTGCCTTGGCCATGTTTCGGGGTTGCGATTCAGGTGCATGGTGGGGTGAAGCTCCTGAGCAAGTGGAGGGGGTGACTGAAGGGCATATAAGGTGGGACGGCTTCTTGGCGTCACGCAGTCGAGAAATTGCCGAGGTCAACCCGCGAGGAACGAGGAAGGTTCTCCGTAGTTtgcttgaatatatttttggatttttaataGCTCGCGTTTAAGATCCTCTGCAGTCCCGCAATTTTGGCATTAGTTGAAGCACAAAGCCGTGTTATTAGTTGGAacggaatttttataaacaaaaagtgTTTCCGGTTCctgtcttattttatttttgtggtggtgtttttatttttctggtcatttctaaacttttttaaTCCAGCGTGACGTTCGACtggatttttctttcgttctgTTTCTCAACCGGTCAGCGAGTCGAGCGTGTATTTATACTGAAACAGAACCCACGTCATGAGGGACACAACGCCGATCCAGATTTTAATTCTCCTGCCGATTCTGGGCCTCATCATGACTCCGACCGTAGATGCTCTCACTACTTTTGGCAAAACCAATCCTCAGAACCAGAATCAAAATCCACCACCACAGCCTACACCAGGTAAGATTCTTTGCTAGAATTTATTCTTACATCGAGATTTGACTTTGACGGTTTCACTTCCACCTTCCATTACTCTGATGTGATTTTTTACGATAACTTCAATAGAAACCCCATTAAGTGGTCACTCAAATGTGTCGCCTATGAGTTACAGAACTACATACTTTCGCTGTTtaacaaacaatttttatcgaaaacagataaatttgaacaataatTATGTTCCCTTCAAcattgatttaaaattcattttcgtgCATGCCAATGGTGGAAAATTTCTACACAAatgtattctttttattttcaaattggcAGAAAAGATCGAGTgaaagattttcgaaaaaaaaaattttcaaaataaatcagCATCTACATGAAATACCATCGATCACAACTTGCtcgaatataaataaactagCAGCTGATATTAATTTCCCTTATGAAAAGCGCCGGCGACTGACTTGATCGATTAGTGACTCTGTCacatatgaatttttctcaaatttccaTGCTAATTATGTAGAACGGAAATTACTGTAAAATAGAGTTACACGATAATAGATAACACATAGCAGCTGAGGTTCAGTAAAATGTGAGAGTAACGTATACCTAAGCgagtatataactatatacatatatacacacgtacgtatgtaaataaataaatgtgacaggaacttaattattttttttcacctcatcACACTGAGTGAGCTTATATTCTCGGCGGGCGACCTTCCGGTTCAAAAATCTCGCGTGTtgcgataataatgataataataataataataacaacaataattacagttatgatggtgatgataataataataatgagaatatCATTACGAAAAAGTGTGTCTCATTCCCTTGAGAATGTAAAGGCAACATGCATAACGCAGCAACATTTTTCTgcacttaaaaaaattacctgaCAAGCATGCAAGGGTGTGTTCtatatattatgtgtatatattattacgtTGGAACGCTAGCCAAGCGTGtcctgaatttcaaaataaacaaccTACTTAACGAGTGAATTAtcgtgaatataatttttcatttgataatCAAGTAATCTGCAACTCTCTGGCAGACTGATTTCAATGACACTTGTTTTCTGCGGTTATAAATAGACTTTAGCTGATTGGCTGCAGAGTCGGCAGAGCTTTCAACGCAAGTGGGACACGGCGTATAGTCCAAGTCGTTTttaatcgttaaaaatttttcaatcacattTTTTGATCCACGTTAAGTTGATGGGATGCAATGAAAtggaacaaagaaaaaaaaacacaaataaataaaataaaacgaaaaaagtcaAGTTTTCGTTTCCATTCTATTCTTCGAAATTGATTCGAAAAGGCAAGGATCGAATCGATGGtgaaggaaatttttattttcaagtaagCTTCAAATCGGTGTATAGTTATACAGGAGGTATGCAGAAAGGTGGAAAAGGAAGTGACGCGACACGAATAGTTACCTGCAGGCTTGAGTCGAGCAGGTTACTTTGGAATCTATAAAATCGGGGTCGACTTGGAGAGTTTTGGGGCCCGATAACTTAAGCTCGTGGTTGGCGTGACAGTCGAGCATAAACGACTCGTTCCTCTTCGCTTTAACTTTCTGTAAGCTGAAGCTAATGATTTTTCACGTCGACGATGCAGGCTGCTCACTACTAATTGGCACGCAAATCCGAGAACTTAAAAAACTCGGACGAAGTCATCGGTATAAACCGCGATCGGTGCTGTTTGCCGACTGCTGAGCTGCAAGTAGAAAACTTCGCGTTCGGTCAGCCGCATGGAATAAGGTTGGGTCTAGTCCTTCCtgcaattcgaaatttcatttaaatttgtttGTCCTTTCAGtggaaagatttgaaattaatcgaCTGACAATCAAAATTCTTGGTTATTTAGTTTGATTT from Diprion similis isolate iyDipSimi1 chromosome 12, iyDipSimi1.1, whole genome shotgun sequence encodes the following:
- the LOC124413068 gene encoding uncharacterized protein LOC124413068 — its product is MNMKSSQKSSDNLLRVEDGLAWQKKSKDPLFVSVLSYESRVTKCFKFSFILLTIALVGIVAYELQQTIRTEYLITDAEVQATEIIENTIQNETDSTNDSDLQIRSTVSTIESFSKEYYHSSEESKEEQISEKIDAETFGDSVDETSDFLKQLQEDMKNIDLDQVESIERLLKKIESIHRQMEMDQIPEENGSITVPVDEKIENPVVESSEVFTPVPDDWMAMFPEMTTQELEKIVNDTGIVTIFEENDSSDDYPFDEDSYEDYNDYYSAEKTESKKDIIAVTSVPPETVEVTEEVIDQEMDSDYVESSEDFFITHTESPAINSTDSVVLDWKNFTDENPNEPTGSENIDQTTDSGSDRYDGDDWIADFFRRLSEKLNDEAENLNSDHILLDYNHDDYSDSVDDVVSDRWLGYRSVPSYGETASFGENEYEEEYGEDDYDPYPSSSDYHGLRWRRSIPTSTVNDERLVESHSYLEKSAKLITEMRKTIDEDNRILHDLVSVASEPAKQVLQAELHDFYKRMEAVTTHIDRLHERYLRLNELTDDYVSKEFPESKEVNDDGYRF